In Zingiber officinale cultivar Zhangliang chromosome 11B, Zo_v1.1, whole genome shotgun sequence, a single window of DNA contains:
- the LOC122033926 gene encoding uncharacterized protein LOC122033926 codes for MSPYRIVYGKACHLPVEIEHRGYWAVKACNLDSETVGEERKLQLQELEEIRLEAYENSRIYKEKTKRFHDKQIEVKDFQIGDKVLLYRSRLKLIKGKLRSRWEGPYCVTNVFFYGVVEIQDMSTGRVFKVNGQSLKKFHEEVKGLVVEEMEHVDAIYPS; via the coding sequence ATGTCTCCATACAGGATTGTGTATGGAAAAGCTTGCCATTTACCCGTGGAGATTGAGCATAGGGGGTATTGGGCGGTTAAAGCATGCAATCTTGATAGTGAAACGGTTGGAGAGGAAAGGAAATTGCAACTTCAAGAACTTGAAGAGATTAGATTGGAAGCTTATGAGAACTCACGGATTTATAAAGAAAAGACCAAGAGATTTCATGACAAACAAATTGAGGTGAAAGACTTCCAAATTGGTGACAAAGTACTTCTATATCGATCTCGTCTCAAATTGATTAAAGGTAAGTTGAGATCTAGATGGGAAGGACCTTATTGTGTTACTAATGTTTTCTTTTATGGAGTGGTTGAGATTCAGGATATGTCTACTGGCCGGGTTTTTAAAGTTAATGGACAAAGTCTTAAAAAGTTTCACGAAGAAGTGAAGGGCTTGGTGGTGGAGGAAATGGAACATGTTGATGCTATCTACCCGAGCTAG